A single genomic interval of Barnesiella intestinihominis YIT 11860 harbors:
- a CDS encoding GDSL-type esterase/lipase family protein encodes MRNYFNSMKKVKFSLFFLLSVFGLCAQSPILVLEAENADSIHSPARVKSGDGFSNGKYVGGNDRGSYLFFHNVKMEKAGTYEFKTYFNCNGVRRFTVKVNNYPEVECTVNGTAKWDTPPAETAKVLIYLAAGTNTIKITPYPTTSGGPNLDKFEILETSESPLPVPQEGFPITLEAEYAHLYGDLKVKNLEGMSNGRYVGDFNNKNNSYLQFTCVDIPEEGPYELKIFTNDPTGRPLDIQINNYAKTYINVNKSEGKWDQLPTAETSVLIWLDKGLNTISFTESCRYDGPNIDKIEIHETDQTMEKPDIEKPYPESCKEIDEYKISFMGSSVCYGTGATNDYGYAYIYTDLLKQRKQENIGKDWTTSNISIGGNTTQMVLDRWERDLLRDCGRYVFYGLSLGNERNNGTQTDQAAKNYEKGMKQLIRQADSVGIVPVMASNYANGGFNESDYEILKNLNLTIQQWEVPSVNMLGAVDDGAGRWVKAIESDGAHPNSDGHREMSYAIVPSLFDALDAGKTIPQRQESTAYALGKASATQHIEFVPENIVHPFTLSFEVKASSAGTLASFETENGTGNIKIDENGNIVYESPSDGQITSTTSANDEWLCISLTHYYAWGMTQLYVNGVKCGELSEKLVATKFALGGSNAPDKADYRQLFFWRSGMNDKEIAAVAEGKMLRSSLEIYAPLSNESPLLNLAQSTNTLALVENTTSGIASLKERCMLFSPNPVKQGERVNAGCSGIFEIYSVNGMLLDRQTLRNESETISTDALTAGTYVIHSNDTGKIGLLVIY; translated from the coding sequence ATGAGAAACTATTTTAACTCCATGAAAAAAGTCAAATTCTCACTATTCTTTTTATTATCGGTATTCGGGCTATGTGCTCAAAGTCCTATTTTGGTTTTAGAAGCCGAAAACGCCGACTCCATTCATTCACCGGCGAGAGTTAAATCGGGCGACGGTTTCTCCAACGGGAAATACGTGGGCGGAAACGACCGGGGTAGTTACCTCTTCTTCCACAATGTGAAGATGGAAAAAGCCGGAACCTATGAATTCAAAACTTATTTCAACTGCAATGGTGTACGTCGATTCACTGTAAAAGTAAATAATTATCCAGAGGTAGAATGTACCGTTAACGGAACGGCGAAATGGGATACTCCCCCTGCCGAAACGGCCAAGGTGCTGATTTACTTGGCTGCCGGGACGAATACCATAAAAATAACGCCCTATCCCACGACATCAGGAGGTCCGAATTTGGATAAATTCGAAATACTGGAAACCTCGGAATCACCCCTGCCCGTACCCCAAGAAGGTTTCCCTATAACATTGGAAGCCGAATACGCCCATTTATACGGAGACCTGAAAGTGAAAAATCTGGAAGGCATGTCCAATGGTCGCTACGTGGGAGACTTCAACAACAAGAATAATTCCTACTTGCAATTCACGTGTGTCGATATACCCGAGGAAGGGCCGTATGAATTGAAAATCTTTACAAACGACCCCACAGGACGTCCTTTGGATATTCAAATCAACAACTATGCAAAAACCTATATCAATGTGAACAAGTCCGAAGGCAAATGGGATCAACTGCCCACGGCAGAGACATCGGTATTGATTTGGTTGGACAAAGGGCTGAACACGATTTCGTTCACCGAATCATGCCGGTACGACGGGCCCAACATCGATAAGATAGAAATACATGAAACCGACCAGACTATGGAAAAACCCGACATCGAAAAACCCTATCCCGAATCGTGTAAGGAAATCGACGAATACAAAATATCATTCATGGGATCCTCTGTCTGCTATGGAACAGGAGCGACAAACGATTACGGATACGCCTACATATATACCGACCTACTGAAACAACGTAAACAAGAAAACATCGGCAAAGACTGGACCACCTCGAACATCTCCATCGGTGGGAATACGACCCAAATGGTACTCGACCGTTGGGAACGAGACCTATTGCGGGATTGCGGACGCTACGTATTCTACGGGTTGTCGCTCGGCAATGAACGGAACAACGGCACTCAAACCGACCAAGCCGCGAAAAATTACGAGAAAGGCATGAAACAATTGATTCGCCAAGCCGACTCCGTAGGTATCGTGCCGGTCATGGCAAGCAACTATGCCAACGGAGGATTCAACGAATCCGATTATGAGATTTTGAAAAACCTGAACCTGACCATACAGCAATGGGAAGTACCTTCGGTAAATATGCTGGGAGCTGTCGACGACGGAGCAGGACGCTGGGTCAAAGCGATTGAAAGCGATGGAGCACACCCCAATTCGGACGGACATCGGGAAATGTCCTACGCCATAGTACCATCACTCTTCGATGCTTTGGATGCCGGGAAAACCATTCCGCAACGACAAGAAAGCACCGCCTATGCTTTGGGCAAAGCGTCCGCTACGCAACACATCGAATTCGTACCGGAAAATATCGTTCACCCCTTCACCCTTTCATTCGAAGTGAAAGCCTCTTCTGCCGGAACTCTCGCCTCGTTCGAGACCGAAAACGGCACGGGTAATATTAAAATCGACGAAAACGGAAATATCGTTTACGAATCGCCATCGGACGGACAAATCACATCGACCACCTCGGCCAATGACGAATGGTTATGTATATCCTTGACACACTATTATGCGTGGGGAATGACCCAACTGTATGTGAACGGCGTAAAATGCGGAGAGCTTTCCGAAAAGCTCGTAGCAACGAAATTTGCCTTAGGCGGGAGTAACGCGCCCGATAAGGCAGACTATCGCCAACTTTTCTTCTGGCGTTCGGGTATGAACGATAAAGAAATCGCCGCCGTGGCCGAAGGCAAAATGTTACGGTCGAGTTTGGAAATCTATGCTCCTTTAAGCAACGAAAGTCCGCTGCTCAATCTGGCACAAAGCACAAACACACTCGCATTGGTAGAAAACACGACATCGGGAATCGCTTCCCTTAAAGAACGTTGTATGTTGTTCTCGCCTAATCCCGTAAAACAGGGAGAACGTGTAAACGCCGGTTGTTCGGGAATATTCGAAATCTATTCTGTGAACGGTATGTTGCTCGACAGGCAAACCCTCCGAAATGAAAGCGAAACGATTTCTACCGACGCCCTGACAGCCGGCACTTATGTAATCCATTCGAACGATACGGGAAAAATAGGATTGTTGGTTATCTATTAA
- a CDS encoding SulP family inorganic anion transporter, translating to MKSTLDFHPKFLASLASYSKEKFTKDLMAGIIVGIVALPLAIAFGIASGVSPEKGLITAIIGGFIVSFLGGNSVQIGGPTGAFIVIVYGIIQAYGLEGLAIATFMAGLILVLMGCFRLGTIIKFIPYPIVVGFTSGIALTIFATQIKDLLGLSMDSVPADFISKWVAYFQHIETTNFWSLGIGILSILIIAYTPRISNKIPGSLMAIILMTVLVYVLERLWGIEGIETIGDRFNISNEVPEPQALNINMETINQLLSPAFTIAVLGAIESLLSATVADGVTGDKTNSNTELIAQGASNIVVPFFGGIPVTGAIARTMTNINNGGRTPIAGIIHAIVLLLIFLFLMPLIKLVPMSCLAGVLIVVSYNMSGWRTVRSLLKNPKSDVSVLIITFLLTVIFNLTIAIEIGLLLAVVLFLRRMTETTQISVLHDELDIATGTESTTHEVLKVAKGVEVYEIEGPFFFGVATKFDELMRSMADRPLVRIIRMRKVPFIDSTAIHNLEILITSSQKEKIHVILSGVNPTVHATLKKANIDRLIGDDHICDHITKAVAKANEFVAEMKK from the coding sequence ATGAAAAGTACATTAGATTTTCACCCGAAGTTTCTCGCTTCGCTGGCAAGCTATTCCAAAGAAAAATTTACGAAAGACCTCATGGCCGGTATCATCGTCGGTATCGTCGCTCTGCCTTTGGCTATCGCTTTCGGTATCGCCTCGGGCGTATCTCCCGAAAAAGGTCTCATCACCGCCATTATCGGCGGATTCATCGTCTCTTTCTTAGGCGGGAACAGCGTGCAAATAGGCGGACCTACCGGAGCATTTATCGTTATCGTGTACGGCATTATACAAGCCTACGGATTGGAAGGACTGGCGATAGCCACTTTCATGGCCGGTTTGATATTGGTCTTGATGGGCTGCTTCCGCTTGGGAACCATCATTAAGTTCATTCCCTACCCCATTGTCGTGGGATTTACCAGCGGTATCGCGCTTACCATTTTCGCCACACAGATAAAAGACCTGCTCGGATTATCGATGGACAGCGTCCCCGCCGATTTCATATCCAAGTGGGTCGCTTACTTTCAGCACATCGAGACCACCAATTTCTGGTCGCTGGGCATAGGAATACTCAGTATTCTCATCATTGCCTACACTCCCCGCATCTCCAACAAAATACCGGGCTCCCTCATGGCGATTATTCTCATGACCGTGCTGGTCTATGTGCTCGAACGTCTTTGGGGAATCGAAGGAATAGAGACCATTGGAGACCGTTTTAACATCAGCAATGAAGTTCCCGAGCCGCAAGCTCTGAATATCAATATGGAGACGATAAACCAATTACTCTCTCCGGCATTTACCATCGCCGTATTGGGAGCCATAGAGTCCCTGCTATCGGCCACCGTCGCCGACGGTGTAACCGGCGACAAGACCAACTCCAATACCGAGCTTATCGCACAGGGAGCCTCCAATATCGTGGTTCCTTTCTTCGGGGGAATCCCTGTCACCGGAGCCATTGCCCGTACCATGACCAATATCAACAACGGCGGGCGCACTCCCATTGCCGGTATAATACACGCTATCGTCCTTTTGTTGATATTCCTGTTCCTTATGCCGCTTATCAAGCTCGTGCCCATGTCGTGCCTCGCCGGTGTATTGATCGTCGTTTCCTATAACATGAGCGGTTGGCGCACGGTACGTTCCTTGCTGAAAAATCCGAAATCGGACGTGTCGGTACTTATCATCACCTTCCTGCTGACCGTTATATTCAATCTTACGATCGCCATCGAAATCGGGCTGTTGTTGGCCGTTGTCCTCTTCTTGCGCCGCATGACAGAGACCACGCAAATATCGGTACTCCACGACGAGCTCGATATTGCGACCGGAACCGAATCGACTACCCACGAAGTCTTGAAAGTAGCCAAAGGCGTGGAAGTTTACGAGATAGAAGGCCCGTTCTTCTTCGGGGTAGCCACCAAGTTCGACGAACTGATGCGTAGTATGGCCGATCGTCCGCTGGTGCGCATTATCCGCATGCGGAAAGTCCCCTTTATCGATTCTACGGCTATCCATAACCTCGAAATCCTAATTACCTCGTCACAGAAAGAGAAGATACATGTCATTCTGTCGGGGGTCAATCCCACGGTACACGCCACTCTCAAAAAGGCGAATATAGACCGGCTTATAGGCGACGACCATATCTGCGACCACATCACCAAAGCCGTGGCAAAAGCCAACGAGTTCGTCGCAGAAATGAAGAAATAA
- the cysS gene encoding cysteine--tRNA ligase, whose product MTQPFYIYNTLTRKKEEFKPLNPPYVGMYVCGPTVYGDAHLGHARPAITFDVLFRYLRHLGYKVRYVRNITDVGHLENDADEGEDKVAKKARLESLEPMEVVQYYLNRYHKAMEALNVLPPSIEPHASGHIIEQIEYIKKIIEAGYAYVSNGSVYFDVVKYNKDHHYGKLSGRNIDDLLNTTRELDGQSEKHNSFDFALWKKASPEHIMRWPSPWSDGFPGWHLECSTMSTKYLGEEFDIHGGGMDLLFPHHECEIAQSVAAQGHETVHYWMHNNMITINGQKMGKSLGNFITLDEFFSGNHKLLQQPYSPMTIRFFILQAHYRSTVDFSNEALQASEKALQRMLEGWDNLSKIEPAEVSTVDVKTIRERCYEAMNDDLSTPIVISHLFEAVKIINTVLAGGATLSAEDSAHLKETFRIFLFDIMGIREEAGVSEEGNEAYHKAVDLLLDVRKEAKARKDWTTSDYIRDRLSEIGFEIKDTKEGVEWKLK is encoded by the coding sequence ATGACACAACCGTTTTATATCTATAATACACTTACCCGAAAAAAAGAGGAGTTCAAACCGTTGAACCCTCCCTACGTGGGTATGTATGTATGCGGTCCCACGGTTTACGGGGATGCTCATTTGGGACATGCCCGTCCCGCTATCACGTTCGACGTATTGTTCCGTTATTTACGGCATTTGGGATATAAAGTGCGCTATGTGCGCAATATTACCGATGTAGGGCATTTGGAAAACGATGCCGACGAAGGGGAGGATAAGGTCGCCAAAAAAGCACGGCTCGAATCGCTCGAACCGATGGAGGTGGTACAATATTATCTGAATCGTTATCACAAGGCGATGGAAGCTCTTAACGTGTTGCCGCCGAGTATCGAGCCGCATGCGTCGGGGCATATTATCGAACAGATCGAATATATCAAAAAGATTATAGAGGCCGGATATGCTTATGTAAGTAACGGGTCGGTTTACTTCGATGTAGTGAAGTATAATAAAGACCACCATTACGGCAAGCTGTCGGGACGCAATATCGACGACCTGCTCAACACGACGCGGGAGCTCGACGGACAGAGCGAGAAGCACAATAGTTTCGATTTCGCTCTTTGGAAAAAGGCTTCTCCCGAACATATCATGCGGTGGCCCTCGCCGTGGAGCGACGGTTTTCCCGGTTGGCATCTCGAATGTTCGACCATGAGCACCAAGTACTTGGGCGAGGAATTCGACATTCACGGCGGAGGCATGGATTTGCTTTTCCCCCACCACGAATGCGAGATAGCCCAATCGGTGGCTGCGCAGGGGCACGAGACGGTGCACTATTGGATGCATAACAACATGATTACCATCAACGGGCAGAAGATGGGCAAATCGTTGGGTAACTTCATTACGCTCGACGAGTTCTTCTCCGGTAATCACAAATTGTTGCAACAGCCTTATTCGCCCATGACGATACGCTTCTTTATCTTGCAAGCGCATTATCGCAGCACGGTCGATTTTAGCAACGAGGCCTTGCAGGCATCGGAAAAGGCCCTGCAACGTATGCTCGAAGGGTGGGACAACCTCTCGAAGATCGAGCCTGCCGAAGTTTCCACGGTCGATGTGAAAACCATTCGCGAACGTTGTTACGAGGCGATGAACGATGATTTGAGTACGCCTATCGTTATCTCCCATTTGTTCGAAGCCGTGAAGATTATCAATACGGTATTGGCGGGAGGAGCTACTTTGTCGGCCGAGGATTCGGCTCATTTGAAGGAAACTTTCCGTATATTCCTTTTCGATATCATGGGCATTCGCGAAGAGGCCGGTGTCTCGGAAGAAGGGAACGAGGCCTATCATAAAGCCGTGGATTTATTGCTCGATGTGCGTAAGGAGGCTAAGGCTCGTAAGGATTGGACGACATCGGATTACATTCGCGACAGGTTGTCCGAGATAGGTTTTGAAATCAAAGACACCAAAGAGGGTGTAGAGTGGAAGTTGAAATAA
- a CDS encoding Bax inhibitor-1/YccA family protein: MENLYDSSYKSTTGTSVLSMVMRKVYGRMFLALVVTALTSLYVASSPAILSVVLGNRAVFFGLMIAELAVVFVVSGMLNKLSTTTATLLFYLYAVLNGVVFSSIFVVYDLGSIAYTFFITAGVFGAMSVYGMVTKNDMTKFGSYCIMGLFGLIIASIVNIFVASSTLDWIISLFGVALFIGLTAWDTQKIKNAAYVTDPSQTGKLATIGALSLYLDFINLFLYLLRIFGGRSND; the protein is encoded by the coding sequence ATGGAAAATTTGTATGATTCTTCTTATAAATCGACTACCGGGACATCGGTTTTGTCGATGGTGATGCGTAAGGTGTACGGGCGTATGTTCCTCGCCCTTGTTGTAACGGCTCTTACATCGTTGTATGTGGCTTCTTCTCCGGCCATATTATCGGTTGTGTTGGGAAATCGGGCTGTCTTTTTCGGCTTGATGATTGCCGAACTTGCCGTTGTTTTCGTTGTTTCGGGCATGTTGAATAAACTGAGCACGACGACCGCCACGCTGTTGTTCTATCTGTATGCTGTTCTTAACGGAGTGGTATTTTCGTCCATTTTCGTCGTGTACGATTTGGGCTCTATCGCCTATACATTCTTCATCACAGCCGGCGTGTTCGGGGCGATGAGCGTGTATGGCATGGTTACCAAGAACGATATGACCAAGTTCGGGAGCTATTGTATCATGGGATTGTTCGGGTTGATCATCGCATCTATTGTCAATATATTCGTGGCAAGCAGTACTCTCGACTGGATTATCAGTTTGTTCGGCGTGGCTTTGTTTATCGGATTGACGGCATGGGACACCCAAAAGATCAAGAATGCGGCCTATGTGACCGATCCTTCCCAGACCGGGAAGTTGGCGACGATAGGCGCTCTGTCGCTTTATCTCGACTTTATCAACTTGTTCCTTTATCTGCTTCGTATTTTCGGAGGTCGTAGCAACGATTAA
- the argS gene encoding arginine--tRNA ligase: MKIEQIISDAAVKAVKALYGIEAAPGTTVPQKTKKEFEGNLTLVVFPFLKASHKAPEATAQEIGEYLLANEPAVASFNVIKGFLNLVIVPSFWSQMLHHIDEEADFGTHKAAADAPLVMVEYSSPNTNKPLHLGHVRNNLLGYSLSEILKANGNRVVKTNIVNDRGIHICKSMLAWQKWGDGVTPEKAGKKGDHLIGDFYVLFDKHYKQELKELEAKGMTPEEAEAASPLMQEARAMLRKWEAGDPEVRSVWEMMNNWVYAGFDETYRRLGVDFDKIYYESQTYLEGKEKVLEGLEKGIMYRKEDGSVWADLTAEGLDHKLLLRSDGTSVYMTQDIGTAKLRFKDFPIDKMIYVVGNEQNYHFQVLSILLDKLGFKWGKDLVHFSYGMVELPEGKMKSREGTVVDADDLMDEMIATARETSAELGKLDGCTAEEAEEISRIVGLGALKYFILKVDPRKNMTFNPKESIDFNGNTGPFIQYTHARICSVMRKAAEAGIDYRQVDTAKVEPSEKEISLIQHLADFPAVVAEAGRIYSPSLIANYVYDLVKEYNQFYHDYSILREENAEVRAFRLMLSANVAKVIKTGMGLLGIEVPDRM, translated from the coding sequence ATGAAAATAGAACAGATTATATCCGATGCTGCGGTCAAAGCGGTGAAAGCTTTGTATGGAATCGAGGCAGCTCCCGGGACGACAGTTCCTCAAAAGACGAAGAAAGAGTTCGAAGGAAATCTCACGTTGGTGGTGTTCCCTTTTTTGAAAGCCTCTCATAAGGCTCCCGAAGCTACGGCTCAGGAGATAGGCGAGTATCTTCTCGCCAATGAGCCGGCAGTCGCTTCGTTCAATGTAATCAAGGGCTTTCTCAATTTGGTGATCGTTCCTTCGTTTTGGAGCCAGATGTTGCATCACATCGACGAGGAGGCCGATTTCGGGACGCATAAAGCTGCCGCCGATGCTCCTTTGGTCATGGTCGAATATTCCTCGCCCAATACCAACAAACCGTTACATTTGGGACATGTGCGCAACAACTTGTTGGGATATAGTCTTTCCGAGATTTTGAAAGCCAATGGTAATCGGGTGGTGAAGACCAATATCGTCAATGACCGGGGTATTCATATCTGTAAATCGATGCTGGCTTGGCAAAAATGGGGCGACGGTGTTACTCCCGAAAAGGCCGGAAAAAAAGGCGACCACCTTATCGGTGATTTCTATGTGTTGTTCGACAAACATTACAAACAAGAACTGAAAGAGCTGGAAGCCAAAGGCATGACCCCCGAAGAGGCCGAGGCCGCCTCGCCGCTCATGCAGGAAGCCCGCGCCATGTTGCGCAAATGGGAGGCCGGTGATCCCGAGGTTCGTTCGGTTTGGGAGATGATGAACAACTGGGTTTATGCCGGATTCGACGAGACGTATCGTCGCTTGGGCGTGGACTTCGATAAGATATATTACGAGTCGCAGACCTATCTCGAAGGGAAAGAGAAAGTGCTCGAAGGATTGGAAAAGGGTATCATGTATCGGAAAGAGGACGGCTCGGTATGGGCCGACTTGACGGCAGAGGGGCTCGACCACAAATTGTTATTGCGCAGCGACGGAACATCGGTGTACATGACGCAGGACATCGGTACGGCCAAGTTGCGTTTCAAAGATTTCCCCATCGATAAGATGATTTATGTGGTGGGCAACGAACAAAATTACCATTTTCAGGTTCTTTCTATATTGCTCGACAAACTCGGGTTCAAATGGGGCAAAGATCTCGTGCACTTCTCCTACGGTATGGTGGAGTTGCCCGAAGGAAAAATGAAATCGCGCGAAGGTACGGTAGTGGATGCCGACGACTTGATGGACGAGATGATCGCCACCGCTCGCGAGACATCGGCCGAATTGGGTAAACTCGACGGCTGTACTGCCGAGGAAGCAGAAGAAATTTCTCGTATCGTGGGTTTAGGTGCATTGAAATACTTTATCTTGAAAGTCGATCCCCGCAAGAACATGACTTTCAATCCCAAAGAGTCGATCGACTTCAACGGGAACACGGGACCCTTCATTCAGTACACCCACGCCCGCATCTGTTCGGTCATGCGCAAGGCTGCCGAAGCCGGTATCGATTATCGCCAAGTGGACACCGCTAAGGTAGAACCCTCTGAAAAAGAGATTTCGCTCATTCAGCATTTGGCCGATTTCCCTGCTGTGGTTGCCGAAGCCGGTCGCATATACAGTCCTTCGCTTATCGCCAACTATGTGTATGATTTGGTGAAAGAATATAATCAGTTCTACCACGATTATTCGATTCTGCGCGAAGAAAACGCCGAAGTACGGGCATTCCGCCTAATGCTTTCGGCCAACGTCGCCAAAGTGATAAAAACCGGTATGGGATTGCTCGGTATCGAAGTGCCCGACCGTATGTAA
- a CDS encoding lysine exporter LysO family protein: MKGNLMILVCFLAGVFVGLGDFAPEWLLGHDLPIIILSLLIVQVGISLGSNNDLRGLFHSLNPRMSLLPVFTIGGTLLFSAIGVFLLHGRDLNDCLTIGSGFGYYSLSSVLIADIKSATLGPQGAAELATIALLANVIREMIALFGTPVLARWGGRLVPISVAGINSMDVCLPMIVRSSYKGEELIPIAILHGIALEVSVPFLINVFC; encoded by the coding sequence ATGAAAGGGAATTTGATGATTTTGGTTTGTTTCCTTGCCGGGGTATTTGTAGGGTTGGGCGATTTCGCTCCGGAGTGGTTGCTCGGTCATGATTTGCCTATAATTATTCTTTCGCTGTTGATTGTACAAGTGGGAATTAGTTTAGGTTCGAACAACGATTTACGCGGATTATTCCATTCGCTTAATCCCCGCATGTCTCTTTTGCCTGTTTTTACTATCGGTGGTACGCTTTTATTTTCGGCCATAGGTGTTTTTTTGCTGCATGGGCGTGATTTGAACGATTGTTTGACGATCGGCAGCGGTTTCGGGTATTACTCGTTATCGTCGGTGTTGATAGCCGACATTAAAAGTGCCACTCTCGGTCCGCAAGGAGCTGCCGAATTGGCGACTATCGCTTTGCTCGCCAATGTCATACGCGAGATGATCGCTTTGTTCGGTACACCCGTTCTCGCTCGTTGGGGTGGGAGGTTGGTTCCTATTTCGGTAGCGGGTATCAATTCGATGGACGTGTGCCTTCCCATGATCGTGCGAAGTTCGTATAAGGGAGAAGAACTCATACCGATAGCTATTTTACATGGCATAGCACTCGAAGTAAGCGTGCCGTTTCTTATTAATGTATTCTGTTGA
- a CDS encoding LysO family transporter: MFRILILLVLGVGVGYMLRGRSFVGVTKWSIQITVCVLLFVFGVSIGSDRNLVDNFYNFGWQAAVIACLGVLGSIVAARVAQRLFFKKGGES, translated from the coding sequence ATGTTTCGTATTTTGATCCTTTTGGTTTTGGGTGTTGGCGTAGGATATATGTTGCGCGGACGTTCTTTCGTCGGCGTGACGAAATGGAGTATACAGATTACCGTTTGTGTCCTGTTATTTGTGTTCGGGGTGTCGATAGGGTCCGATCGTAATCTCGTAGATAATTTTTACAATTTCGGTTGGCAAGCGGCTGTAATTGCCTGCCTCGGAGTGCTTGGGAGTATTGTGGCCGCTCGTGTAGCTCAACGTTTGTTTTTTAAGAAAGGAGGTGAATCATGA
- a CDS encoding DUF3843 family protein has protein sequence MNITLQQWLSRQPYTQTTDSDRYYTQLANRVYDLVNISPLKERLTEEATKSLCCDVVGYFADILSGTGLWATFLSHHRSLYGRILPFFPAENYYDGEVNREDLRVLLWYLLCTHDSLHEILSPLDNRLVATADTIYDLLESEYETAPDSPLLQEFCLPELNDTDDPEARYRFAEWLFWDSFLLGPSNRSLARQLSHEAQSKSHGDKERIAKLGELRRESLYTLPAGPLALFAHEWVSLLWQHTFPEEAEEKKELHPYYRQFTRETGGMPVKYIDSYSELDKFLTEGMQWGETEGGHLSHLAGKKNFILYVTPYKGMLIASDIAQCVCDPANPCYDPQVARRDALSLLTVPGRCPIDLLIYLCENRLLPDARFADGDSAFVAENWDFIARCLLQDYYRAV, from the coding sequence ATGAACATCACTTTGCAACAATGGCTTTCTCGACAGCCTTATACGCAAACGACCGACAGCGATCGTTATTATACGCAGCTGGCCAACCGAGTATACGACCTCGTAAACATATCTCCGTTGAAAGAAAGATTAACCGAGGAGGCCACCAAAAGTCTTTGTTGCGATGTCGTAGGTTATTTTGCCGATATTCTGTCGGGTACGGGATTGTGGGCAACGTTTCTCTCCCATCACCGCTCGCTCTACGGTCGTATCCTGCCATTCTTTCCCGCCGAGAATTACTACGACGGGGAAGTAAACCGGGAAGACCTGCGAGTGCTACTCTGGTATCTGCTTTGTACGCACGACTCCTTGCACGAGATTCTTTCCCCGCTCGACAACCGTCTCGTCGCAACGGCCGATACGATTTACGATCTGTTAGAGTCGGAATACGAAACAGCTCCCGACTCACCCTTGTTACAAGAATTTTGTCTTCCCGAGCTGAACGATACCGACGACCCCGAAGCCCGTTACCGGTTCGCCGAATGGCTCTTTTGGGATTCGTTTCTGTTGGGTCCTTCCAATCGTTCGCTCGCCCGGCAGCTTTCACACGAAGCACAGAGTAAATCGCATGGAGACAAAGAAAGAATCGCCAAGCTCGGCGAACTGCGTCGGGAATCGCTATATACTCTGCCGGCCGGACCTTTGGCGCTCTTTGCTCACGAATGGGTCTCTTTGCTTTGGCAACACACCTTCCCCGAAGAAGCGGAAGAGAAAAAGGAACTGCACCCCTATTACCGGCAATTCACCCGAGAAACCGGAGGCATGCCTGTCAAATACATAGACTCTTACTCGGAGTTGGACAAATTTCTTACCGAAGGGATGCAATGGGGAGAAACAGAAGGCGGACATCTCTCGCACCTCGCCGGGAAAAAGAATTTTATTCTCTATGTCACGCCTTACAAAGGCATGCTCATCGCTTCGGATATAGCCCAATGCGTATGCGACCCTGCCAATCCTTGTTACGACCCGCAGGTAGCCCGAAGGGATGCATTGTCGCTCCTTACCGTACCCGGGCGATGCCCCATAGACCTACTCATCTATTTGTGCGAAAACCGACTGCTTCCCGATGCCCGCTTCGCCGACGGAGACTCCGCATTTGTAGCCGAAAACTGGGACTTCATCGCCCGCTGTCTTTTGCAGGATTATTACCGGGCAGTATAA
- a CDS encoding DUF3467 domain-containing protein — MEEKKEIQIELSAEVAEGIYSNLAIISHAPSEFVIDFIRMTPGAPKAPVKSRIILTAEHAKRLLFALQDNIRKYEAQFGPIQMNDPQRGGMPPFMAPGGEA, encoded by the coding sequence ATGGAAGAAAAAAAGGAAATCCAGATAGAATTGTCTGCCGAAGTAGCCGAAGGCATTTACTCCAATCTCGCTATTATTTCTCATGCTCCGTCGGAGTTCGTTATCGACTTTATCCGCATGACTCCGGGTGCTCCCAAAGCTCCGGTGAAATCGCGTATCATTCTCACGGCCGAGCATGCCAAACGATTGTTATTCGCCTTGCAGGACAACATACGCAAATACGAAGCTCAATTCGGGCCTATACAAATGAACGATCCTCAACGGGGCGGTATGCCTCCTTTCATGGCTCCCGGCGGGGAAGCCTGA